A single window of Periophthalmus magnuspinnatus isolate fPerMag1 chromosome 9, fPerMag1.2.pri, whole genome shotgun sequence DNA harbors:
- the mrpl40 gene encoding 39S ribosomal protein L40, mitochondrial, which translates to MSLAFSRCICRVLPQHIVQRSSLAEGHAARTALYVPAMTLRTTAPLRAEPKKKKKVDPKREQMMRERLKKKLKKLEKVPPELIPIEDFITPTKCLDEERTRPISAISFEESERRALLLKEWSRYKQKQHMAEMKAVESALESQREALEELKITSEELYQAALKPDFTLLPFTHEGPAYTPPKSKYEAPDGKYTDTTRVYTQ; encoded by the exons ATGTCGCTAGCATTTTCCCGTTGCATTTGCAGGGTTTTGCCCCAACACATTGTTCAGCGAAG CTCACTGGCAGAGGGTCATGCTGCAAGAACCGCTCTTTATGTTCCAGCAATGACCCTGAGGACAACAGCCCCGTTAAG AGCTGAAcctaaaaagaagaaaaaagtggaTCCTAAAAGGGAGCAGATGATGAGAGAAAGGCTtaagaaaaaactgaaaaaactggaGAAAGTACCACCTGAACTCATCCCAATAGAAGACTTTATTACACCAACTAAATGCCTGGATGAAGAAAG AACACGGCCTATCTCAGCAATTTCATTTGAAGAGAGTGAACGCAGAGCTTTGCTACTGAAAGAGTGGTCTCGATATAAACAG AAGCAACACATGGCTGAAATGAAGGCTGTTGAATCTGCACTTGAGTCTCAGAGAGAGGCGCTGGAGGAACTGAAGATCACATCTGAAGAGCTATATCAGGCAGCCCTAAAACCAGACTTTACTCTTCTCCCCTTCACCCATGAGGGTCCTGCCTACACACCACCGAAATCCAAATATGAAGCTCCAGACGGGAAATACACAGATACAACCAGGGTTTATACTCAGTAA
- the c9h22orf39 gene encoding UPF0545 protein C22orf39 homolog: MEQSRILPWRPPRVCEDYWSEFRHCKSLLNKFHHYYTYGESPSCQQWSQDYKNCKQWESHKDLKAKEDLQQSERTRVAEQQQFTPVWKLRKEPPKDWHLPLNQEKSQEF; this comes from the exons ATGGAGCAGTCTCGGATCTTACCATGGAGg CCACCCCGGGTTTGTGAGGATTACTGGAGTGAATTCAGGCACTGCAAAAGCTTACTAAATAAATTCCACCACTACTACACTTATGGAGAGTCGCCATCCTGTCAACAGTGGAGTCAAGATTACAAAAACTGCAAACAATGGGAGAGCCACAAAGATCTCAAAGCAAAG GAAGATTTGCAACAGAGCGAGAGGACTAGAGTGGCTGAGCAGCAACAATTTACTCCTGTGTGGAAACTGAGAAAAGAACCTCCAAAAGACTGGCACCTGCCCTTAAACCAAGAAAAGTCTCAAGAGTTCTGA